A genomic region of Haliotis asinina isolate JCU_RB_2024 chromosome 1, JCU_Hal_asi_v2, whole genome shotgun sequence contains the following coding sequences:
- the LOC137272104 gene encoding beta-porphyranase A-like: protein MPLLIPYTDYIVSTKTYIRGPMQRKWDTQWPQSSSQPGYPDPTYLQDPTRQATTWATYMMQLNGYGNNISNMVWNIQGLNWPQWMNKSEHKGMFPNNVDAAAELVSLMVESANNYTGGRIPYIFEVINEPDWKEKFIDPQTNVDFNRAVADKLKSRFGMKVAGPTYTSMALREADENNFTFWKRTAQFLDMSLDHLDFFSFHSYNYLRVSNRNYSYFGINQARLVASLDMVENYSSLKKGRNVQLVNTEFGRGNVFGVGPSFENGLIEFETIYQPNGFMFTFLSMREFIDRVTIFFLANEQFPGHTSLRNSLFTVDGHPLQPTKFFTFWQNFTNDQKFLRVSSQYNEQERMVAPLALANPLTKEMVVLLHNYGSKFENVKLDFPQNWLNPSTGEETCVLLENGHPAIHANYHFNISNGIVDLPGSSTCFYKFKTNYNFAGLRTDNETTYYGKDMIIPITNGHAQTTISLPSYRYHTAHLRVGVSRNFNVDTKPHTAAFNGQTLSSSYMLFDAMKIEGKTTWHVWEFMVPESQVHTTNTVSMTFDGDGGHVTSVALVGKLQ from the exons atgccacttcttattccatacactgattacatagTTAGCACAAAAACTTACATCCGTGGTCcgatgcagaggaagtgggacacccaa TGGCCACAAAGCTCCAGTCAGCCTGGCTACCCAGACCCAACGTACCTCCAGGACCCTACAAGACAAGCAACGACATGGGCGACCTACATGATGCAACTGAATGgctatgggaataacatctctaacatggtctggaacatacagg GACTAAACTGGCCACAATGGATGAATAAGTCGGAGCATAAAGGCATGTTCCCCAATAATGTTGATGCTGCAGCAGAGCTTGTGTCACTGATGGTTGAGAGTGCCAATAACTACACAGGAGGACGAATTCCCTACATATTTGAAGTCATCAATGAACCTGATTGGAAGGAAAAGTTTATTGACCCGCAAACTAATGTCGATTTCAACAGGGCAGTTGCTGACAAACTGAAATCCAgatttggaatgaaagttgccGGACCAACATACACCAGTATGGCCTTACGCGAAGCCGATGAGAATAACTTCACATTCTGGAAGAGAACTGCTCAGTTTCTGGATATGTCCCTTGATCACTTGGACTTTTTCTCTTTCCATTCATACAACTATCTCCGTGTATCAAATAGAAATTATTCTTATTTTGGCATAAATCAAGCTCGTTTAGTTGCTTCTCTAGACATGGTGGAGAATTACTCTTCCCTCAAGAAAGGAAGAAATGTTCAGTTAGTAAACACAGAATTTGGAAGAGGTAACGTTTTCGGGGTCGGCCCCAGTTTTGAAAATGGACTGATAGAGTTTGAAACCATTTATCAACCAAATGGCTTCATGTTTACCTTCCTTAGTATGAGAGAGTTTATAGACAGAGTTACCATATTTTTCCTCGCAAATGAACAATTCCCAGGTCATACTTCGCTCAGGAATTCCTTATTTACCGTTGATGGCCATCCGCTTCAACCAACCAAATTCTTCACGTTTTGGCAAAACTTTACTAATGATCAAAAGTTTCTTCGAGTCTCGAGTCAGTATAATGAACAGGAGAGAATGGTCGCACCTCTTGCCCTGGCAAACCCTCTCACCAAGGAGATGGTAGTTCTTCTCCACAACTATGGTagtaaatttgaaaatgttaaactGGACTTTCCCCAAAACTGGCTTAACCCATCCacgggtgaagaaacatgcGTTCTTCTCGAAAATGGTCATCCAGCTATTCATGCTAATTATCATTTTAACATATCGAATGGCATCGTTGATCTCCCCGGCTCATCAACCTGCTTCTACAAGTTCAAAACCAACTACAACTTTGCTGGACTACGCACGGACAACGAGACCACATATTACGGCAAGGACATGATTATACCAATCACCAACGGACATGCGCAAACAACCATCAGTCTGCCCAGTTACAGATACCATACCGCTCATCTTAGAGTGGGAGTGAGCAGAAACTTTAATGTCGACACAAAACCCCATACAGCTGCGTTCAATGGTCAGACATTGTCTTCAAGCTACATGCTGTTTGATGCCATGAAGATTGAGGGGAAAACAACATGGCACGTTTGGGAGTTCATGGTCCCCGAATCACAGGTCCACACAACCAACACTGTCAGCATGACCTTTGATGGAGATGGTGGTCACGTGACATCTGTTGCACTTGTTGGAAAACTTCAGTAG
- the LOC137290740 gene encoding beta-porphyranase A-like — translation MFLVVLCTLLLWGSAFSDTTVTIYNEWLSQGGHVHNEFARWSKINGLTQENLIPKCKSIGTAAGRWLNRDESDNLFPNWPESPSQPGYPDPTYLQDHALQSKTWASYMQQLNGYGSAIDNMVWNIRGLNWPDWMDKSHHQGQFPNNVDAASEFVSLMVQSANNYTGGRLPYTFEVINEPDWVEKIIDQQTNIDFHKAVAQKLKSRFGMKVAGPTYTSMAMRQADENNFSYWKRTAKFMDMTLDHLDFFSFHSYSYLRVSGGNFSRFGINEARLVASIDMVENYSHLKKGKNVPLVVSEFGRGNVFGLPDGFENGTIDFETIYQPNGFMFTFLNLREFIEIVLVFLHGNVQYPGHPTLRNSLFTKDGRALNMTKYFTFWTNFVYDQMFIRVSSQYNGQERVVAPLALANPLTKEVVVLLHNYDRKWQNVLLDFSNSWINPSTGEQTCVLFENGNPAIHSNYHFNISKDHGSVGLPGSSTCFYTFKTNYNFDRMPTCNQSTYYGKDMVIPINNGHAQTTIRLPSTGYSSAHLRVGVSRDLNADARPKAVVLNGQMLSSSYMLFDSMKTDGKTKWNVWVFMVPESQVRATNNVNMTFDGDGGHVSSVGLIVGKI, via the exons ATGTTCCTAGTGGTTCTGTGCACTTTGTTGCTGTGGGGATCGGCGTTTTCTGACACAACCGTCACAATCTACAACGAGTGGCTCTCCCAGGGTGGGCATGTCCACAATGAATTTGCAAGATGGAGCAAAATTAATGGGCTGACACAAGAAAACCTAATACCCAAATGTAAATCTATCGGGACAGCTGCTGGGCGTTGGCTGAACAGAGACGAGAGTGACAACCTCTTTCCTAat tggCCAGAAAGTCCAAGTCAACCTGGATACCCAGACCCCACCTATCTCCAGGACCATGCACTTCAGTCAAAGACTTGGGCATCGTATATGCAACAACTAAATGGCTATGGGAGTGCCATCGAcaacatggtctggaacataagAG GTCTgaactggcccgactggatggATAAGTCACATCATCAAGGTCAGTTCCCAAACAACGTTGATGCTGCATCAGAATTTGTGTCGCTAATGGTTCAGAGTGCTAATAACTACACAGGAGGACGCCTTCCTTACACATTTGAAGTCATCAATGAACCTGATTGGGTCGAAAAGATTATTgaccaacaaacaaatatagatTTCCACAAGGCCGTTGCCCAAAAGCTGAAATCACgatttggaatgaaagttgccGGACCAACATACACCAGTATGGCCATGCGACAAGCAGATGAAAATAACTTCAGCTATTGGAAAAGAACTGCGAAGTTTATGGACATGACGCTTGATCATTTGGACTTTTTCTCTTTCCATTCCTACAGTTATCTGCGGGTGTCAGGTGGAAACTTTTCACGTTTTGGCATCAACGAAGCTCGTCTGGTCGCTTCTATTGACATGGTGGAGAATTACTCCCATCTCAAGAAAGGCAAAAATGTTCCGTTAGTTGTCAGTGAATTTGGTAGAGGAAATGTTTTCGGACTTCCCGACGGTTTCGAAAATGGAACGATTGACTTTGAGACCATTTATCAACCCAACGGTTTCATGTTTACTTTCCTGAACTTGAGGGAGTTTATCGAAATAGTTCTAGTTTTTCTTCACGGAAATGTTCAATATCCGGGTCATCCCACTCTAAGGAATTCCTTATTTACAAAAGATGGTCGTGCTCTTAACATGACGAAATATTTCACGTTTTGGACAAACTTCGTTTATGACCAAATGTTTATTCGTGTTTCAAGTCAATACAATGGACAAGAAAGAGTCGTTGCACCCCTGGCCCTAGCAAACCCTCTCACCAAAGAGGTGGTAGTTCTTCTTCACAACTATGACAGAAAATGGCAAAATGTACTACTGGACTTCTCCAACAGCTGGATCAATCCTTCCACGGGCGAACAAACATGCGTTCTTTTTGAAAATGGTAATCCGGCAATTCATTCTAACTATCATTTCAACATATCGAAAGATCATGGCTCCGTGGGTCTGCCTGGATCATCAACATGCTTCTACACGTTCAAAACCAACTACAACTTTGACAGAATGCCCACGTGCAACCAAAGCACATATTATGGCAAAGACATGGTCATCCCTATCAACAATGGGCATGCTCAGACAACCATCCGTCTTCCAAGTACTGGCTACAGTTCTGCGCATCTTAGGGTGGGAGTTAGCAGAGACTTGAATGCTGACGCACGGCCCAAGGCAGTTGTGTTGAATGGCCAGATGTTGTCATCAAGTTACATGCTCTTTGATTCTATGAAGACCGACGGGAAAACAAAATGGAACGTGTGGGTGTTCATGGTCCCTGAATCACAGGTCCGTGCAACAAACAACGTCAACATGACCTTTGATGGCGACGGTGGTCATGTGTCATCTGTTGGCCTCATTGTCGGCAAAATATAG
- the LOC137272115 gene encoding uncharacterized protein F54H12.2-like, whose amino-acid sequence MELCDIGLDIKKDHSHEQGSVQHQTRTCQDLLGRPAKMMRRDACECGKSQLDLFSVPPVVTSVQEGQWIRYSPLAPPSVAGPLQFNITNPVNAYIDLNQCYLRICLKIKNTDGTDATHDGDDRLVMSTVNNMMHSLFREVRVQVGHNQLEITPSMGTYPYRAYLETLLSYGKAAKGTHLQCPGWYTDEAGKMDDFNAVAQNVNAGLVARRRVILPTREVELTGRLHCDLFLQDRYLVDGVPMKLELIRSPSDFYLMSAGDVECRFELTKAEFYVRQVNIDPAIREQHVKHMSPGVTAKYPLTRVQVTAHDIPGGGRDFHKDQLVGGQLPKRVVLGLVDNDAFAGSKEKNPFHFKHNNVTSLKLKLNGQEVHGTEIKSDFQNNSGSLKQLYMNLFRNTGHLWQEHPCNLTLDEFRNGFTLWVVDLTADLGADEGHNYPRHTGKLGLELQFAEPLPRPVTLVCYEEYESVLEIDRFRNALMV is encoded by the coding sequence ATGGAACTTTGTGACATTGGACTTGACATAAAAAAGGATCATTCCCATGAACAAGGGTCAGTTCAACACCAGACACGAACCTGTCAAGACCTGTTGGGCAGACCTGCCAAGATGATGCGCCGGGATGCTTGTGAATGTGGCAAGTCACAGTTGGATCTCTTTTCGGTTCCTCCTGTGGTGACGTCAGTTCAAGAGGGTCAGTGGATTCGATACAGTCCTCTGGCACCCCCTTCGGTGGCGGGTCCCCTCCAGTTTAACATTACCAACCCTGTGAATGCGTACATCGATTTGAATCAGTGTTACCTTCGCATCTGCCTCAAAATCAAGAATACCGATGGCACGGATGCCACTCATGATGGGGATGACCGACTCGTCATGTCCACGGTGAACAACATGATGCATTCCCTCTTTCGAGAAGTGCGtgtgcaagtgggacacaaCCAGTTGGAAATCACCCCCTCCATGGGAACCTATCCCTACCGAGCCTATTTGGAAACGTTACTGAGTTATGGGAAGGCAGCCAAAGGGACGCATCTCCAGTGCCCAGGATGGTACACCGATGAAGCTGGAAAAATGGATGACTTCAATGCAGTCGCTCAGAATGTCAATGCAGGACTCGTCGCACGACGGCGGGTCATTTTACCCACCCGAGAAGTGGAACTGACAGGGCGTCTCCACTGTGACCTGTTTCTCCAAGACCGGTACCTGGTGGATGGCGTCCCCATGAAACTAGAACTGATTCGGAGCCCGAGTGATTTCTACTTGATGAGTGCTGGAGATGTGGAATGTCGATTTGAACTGACCAAAGCCGAGTTTTACGTACGCCAAGTCAACATCGATCCTGCCATACGGGAACAGCACGTGAAACACATGTCACCAGGAGTCACGGCTAAATATCCTTTGACCCGAGTCCAAGTCACGGCTCACGACATTCCAGGAGGAGGGCGCGATTTCCACAAAGATCAACTGGTGGGAGGACAACTGCCCAAACGCGTGGTGTTGGGACTGGTGGACAACGATGCTTTTGCCGGTAGCAAGGAAAAGAACCCCTTCCATTTCAAACACAACAACGTGACCAGTCTCAAACTGAAACTCAATGGCCAGGAAGTGCATGGCACAGAAATCAAAAGTGACTTTCAGAACAACAGTGGTTCGCTCAAACAGTTGTACATGAACCTGTTTCGCAACACGGGACACCTGTGGCAAGAACATCCCTGCAACCTCACCCTAGACGAGTTCAGGAACGGATTCACCCTGTGGGTGGTGGATTTGACGGCAGATCTGGGAGCAGACGAAGGTCATAACTACCCACGACACACAGGCAAGTTGGGACTCGAACTCCAGTTTGCAGAACCCTTACCGCGTCCGGTCACCCTCGTCTGCTACGAGGAATACGAAAGCGTGTTGGAAATTGATCGGTTCCGCAACGCTCTGATGGTCTAA
- the LOC137272126 gene encoding uncharacterized protein yields METALRLDSDVCVSKFSVWEPVQSCKKERFAVINLPSDIFGDDEIVGKIEETIQSIEKQLQVGKDKGFDTYVDIVKGEMHKKLKKLNNSKANTGSKCKSRCKPYWSPELQDMWDSVCELEERWLSFTGKNSNVSHHKHLYMDRRKQCDKSLRKSKRNFQLQKQQELHQLESTNKTKDFWKRIGHLDTPQIPMEVNGADGEIITDHNTVLNTWYDSYSNLYNTSNANFNEEFYSQVVEEVSNPGPVQGSDVIIQNRNINYTEVERAVLRLRKGKSVGFDDIPAEDDVGDEFILKTLVNEKTKGKEVYSVEFERYAWELNICRMDDGQGQTDDSETDDSTPAEYKTGSNGDTSSDEEHLEPAGIARGNPQGATEGADMEHAENRAVCEQSADEYSDGTDEEGDGIQDMSQLGAGAIGVKFQTVHQESYEVVDKDTASLAHHIMGCCQLPQGETAAAVQQQEQLQPSADLRTCLQVPGTAALTPVSTSPVLPRIPESVVSELKSSGLPLVPVSGGSSTVTQYNLIQVQQQFENVTVKGSKNLNIGGTQNVGTTPANQEEEEKSPTAAQRIRKRTTSRIQLWTKDMVETKALKKVKEKLDRGATWVTITGKPGEGKSTTAYMALNDLYSQGRQVYQVVSPAEFNEVIMTCSNPVILLDDIFGDLEFDAAELAKWKSSLRPIVDVKNPDQYVVNDPVDKSTKAEKVSERRKVDQAQRKQTSPNKDKTIIILVGRDYVLKSSLADLGRMADYISSPQYVVEVSSQRKTKERRKIWRVHAAAKNIDFEESVVSQICMSDCPHGFPYVCKLFVAAYEKDWTRLQTQMFFQAPLDFLRMTLDKFLQDMKKRSLFKAMIKRDGKISLQELEEDGSLGYECIEAADDLVGSYLKKEDDTYMFDHPSMYESVSFILSTKQLKFVIENCRLSFLHQRLRLSTAGEREENVVGETGLIVNIPWTYAGHLAGRFASEIEKCNLHVFSHQAFCNSDFVDLLMTRFHMCVADIVKLTDISSKQSFYEFLSSIQSHHLIKFFKEKENGSFIQSEGRETVYSRN; encoded by the exons ATGGAAACAGCATTAAGACTAGATAGTGATGTGTGTGTTAGCAAGTTCAGTGTGTGGGAACCAGTCCAGTCTTGTAAGAAAGAACGCTTTGCGGTTATCAACCTTCCAAGTGATATCTTTGGGGATGACGAAATAGTAGGAAAAATAGAAGAGACAATACAGTCTATCGAAAAACAACTTCAAGTGGGAAAAGATAAAGGCTTTGATACCTATGTGGATATAGTTAAAGGGGAAATGCATAAAAAACTTAAAAAGTTGAATAATAGTAAAGCTAACACAGGGAGCAAGTGTAAGTCTAGATGTAAACCTTACTGGAGCCCTGAGCTGCAGGATATGTGGGACTCTGTGTGTGAACTGGAGGAGAGGTGGTTGTCGTTCACGGGAAAGAACTCTAATGTATCCCATCATAAACATCTCTACATGGATAGAAGAAAACAGTGTGACAAGTCATTAAGAAAATCGAAAAGGAACTTCCAActgcaaaaacaacaagaattgCATCAACTAGAAAGCACTAATAAAACAAAGGATTTCTGGAAGAGAATAGGACATCTTGATACTCCACAGATTCCCATGGAAGTGAACGGTGCTGATGGTGAAATCATAACTGATCATAATACAGTGCTTAATACTTGGTATGACTCTTACAGTAATCTGTATAATACATCCAATGCTAACTTTAATGAGGAGTTTTACAGCCAGGTAGTGGAGGAAGTATCCAACCCAGGCCCTGTCCAGGGTTCAGATGTcatcattcagaacaggaataTTAACTATACTGAGGTAGAACGTGCTGTATTGAGGTTAAGAAAAGGCAAATCAGTTGGTTTTGACGATATACCTGCAGAG GATGATGTTGGTGACGAGTTTATATTAAAGACACTGGTGAATGAGAAGACAAAAGGGAAGGAGGTTTACAGTGTCGAATTTGAACGTTATGCTTGGGAGTTGAATATATGCAGGATGGATGACGGTCAAGGACAGACGGATGATAGTGAAACAGATGATAGCACACCAGCAGAGTACAAAACAGGCAGTAATGGAGACACGTCATCAGACGAGGAACATTTGGAACCTGCAGGTATTGCCAGGGGCAACCCACAAGGAGCAACTGAAGGAGCAGACATGGAGCATGCCGAAAACAGGGCTGTTTGTGAACAGAGTGCTGATGAATATAGTGATGGCACAGACGAAGAAGGGGATGGGATACAAGACATGTCACAACTTGGAGCAGGTGCTATTGGAGTCAAATTCCAGACTGTTCATCAAGAGTCCTACGAAGTTGTAGACAAAG ATACCGCATCACTAGCACATCACATTATGGGGTGTTGTCAGCTCCCACAAGGagaaacagcagcagcagtccAGCAACAAGAGCAGCTCCAACCTTCAGCTGATCTAAGAACATGTCTACAGGTTCCAGGAACAGCAGCCTTGACACCTGTCTCCACGTCGCCTGTTCTACCCAGAATACCAGAATCTGTTGTATCAGAGTTAAAGTCATCCGGGTTGCCTCTAGTACCAGTGTCTGGTGGTTCTTCTACGG TCACACAGTACAACCTTATACAAGTACAGCAGCAGTTTGAAAATGTGACAGTGAAGGGAAGCAAGAATCTGAACATTGGTGGAACACAGAATGTTGGTACAACTCCAGCCAACCAGGAAGAAGAGGAGAAGTCACCGACTGCAGCACAGAGGATCAGGA AAAGAACGACATCTAGGATACAGTTATGGACTAAAGACATGGTGGAGACAAAAGCCCTCAAGAAAGTGAAAGAGAAGCTCGACAGAGGTGCAACATGGGTGACAATTACAGGAAAACCGGGAGAGGGGAAGTCCACAACAGCATACATGGCTCTCAACGATCTGTACAGTCAGGGGAGACAAGTATACCAAGTGGTGTCACCAGCAGAGTTCAATGAGGTCATAATGACCTGCTCTAATCCGGTCATTCTGTTGGATGATATATTTGGAGATTTGGAATTCGACGCAGCTGAGTTGGCCAAATGGAAATCGAGTCTCCGACCTATTGTGGATGTGAAGAATCCTGACCAATATGTTGTAAACGATCCTGTTGACAAGTCTACCAAAGCGGAAAAAGTCTCAGAGAGGAGAAAGGTTGATCAAGCTCAGAGAAAACAAACAAGTCCAAACAAAGACAAAACTATCATAATCCTCGTTGGCCGTGACTATGTGCTGAAATCCTCATTGGCAGACTTGGGAAGGATGGCAGACTACATTTCCAGTCCCCAATATGTGGTCGAAGTTTCCTCACAGAGAAAAACTAAAGAGCGAAGGAAGATATGGCGTGTTCATGCTGCAGCAAAAAACATAGACTTTGAAGAGTCAGTTGTGTCTCAGATATGTATGTCAGATTGTCCACACGGCTTCCCCTATGTCTGTAAACTGTTTGTCGCAGCATATGAAAAGGATTGGACTCGCCTTCAAACGCAAATGTTTTTTCAAGCGCCACTGGATTTTCTCAGAATGACTTTGGATAAATTTCTTCAAGATATGAAAAAGCGGTCTCTGTTCAAGGCCATGATTAAAAGAGATGGGAAAATTAGTTTGCAAGAGCTTGAAGAGGATGGCAGTCTAGGATATGAATGCATAGAAGCAGCTGATGATTTGGTTGGATCCTACCTCAAGAAAgaagatgacacctacatgtttgATCACCCGTCAATGTATGAGAGTGTTTCCTTTATTCTCAGTACAAAACAATTGAAGTTTGTTATCGAAAATTGTCGGTTGTCATTTCTCCATCAGCGACTTCGCCTTTCAACCGCCGGAGAAAGAGAAGAAAACGTTGTGGGTGAGACGGGTCTTATTGTAAACATCCCATGGACTTATGCTGGGCATTTAGCAGGAAGATTTGCAAGTGAAATTGAAAAGTGCAATCTGCATGTGTTTTCACATCAGGCATTTTGTAATTCAGACTTTGTTGACTTGCTAATGACCCGGTTTCACATGTGTGTAGCGGATATTGTGAAACTAACTGATATCTCATCAAAACAGTCATTTTACGAATTTCTTTCCAGCATCCAGTCGCATCATCTCATCAAGTTTTTCAAGGAAAAAGAAAATGGATCATTTATTCAAAGTGAAGGCAGGGAAACAGTATACAGCAGAAACTAA